In one Nicotiana tomentosiformis chromosome 6, ASM39032v3, whole genome shotgun sequence genomic region, the following are encoded:
- the LOC138894517 gene encoding uncharacterized protein: MAIFTDMVEDIMEVFMDAFSVVGNLFNDCFVNLRRVLKRCMETNLVLNWEKCHFMVWEGKVLGHLVSSKGIEVNRAKVDVIDKIDFEELKKRLVTAPIIDVPDWEQPFELMCDAMTEKEMLVVVFAFDKFRSYLIGAKGTENQVVDHLSMLEGAQKKFEVEEIVETFMDEQLLATSLEVAPCSYSNKYIPVVVDYVSKWVEAMALPKNDVKGVIGVLRKNIFTRFGTPRATISDEGTHFCNRAFTKLLEKYGVRHKVAIPYHPLTSGQVEVSNIVIKSVLTKTMNATRTDWARKLDDEFWDYRTAF; encoded by the exons ATGGCGATATTTACTGATATGGTAGAGGATATAATGGAGGTCTTCATGGATGCTTTCTCAGTGGTGGGGAACTTGTTCAATGATTGCTTTGTAAATCTGAGAAGAGTGTTGAAGAGGTGTATGGAGACTAatctggtgctaaactgggaaaagtgccatttcatggtgtGGGAAGGTAAAGTCTTAGGACACCTAGTGTCAAGTAAGGGCATTGAAGTGAACCGCGCTAAAGTTGATGTGATAGATAA GATAGATtttgaggagttgaagaagaggctggtgactgcaccaatcatagATGTACCtgactgggagcaaccatttgagctgatgtgtgatgcaa TGACCGAGAAGGAGATGCTAGTAGTGGTGTTTGcattcgacaaattcaggtcatacctgataggcgctaag GGAACGGAGAACCAAGTGGTTGACCACTTGTCCATGCTGGAAGGAGCACAGAAGAAATTTGAGGTGGAAGAGATCGTGGAGACGTTTATGGATGAACAACTGTTGGCCACAAGCCTTGAGGTAGCGCCATG CTCATATAGCAACAAATATATACCTGTAGTGGTGGATTATGTTTCAAAATGGGTGGAAGCTATGGCACTCCCTAAAAATGATGTAAAAGGGGTCATTGGTGTTTTGAGAAAGAACATTTTCACccgatttggtactccaagggcaaCAATCAGTGATGAAGGCACTCACTTTTGCAACCGAGCCTTCACAAAGTTGTTAGAGAAATATGGTGTTCGCCACAAGGTTGCCATTCCATATCACCCACTAACGAGTGGACAAGTGGAGGTTTCAAACATAGTAATAAAGAGTGTTTTGACAAAGACTATGAATGCTACAAGAACAGATTGGGCACGAAAATTAGATGATGAATTCTGGGACTATCGCACTGCTTTCTAG
- the LOC138894516 gene encoding uncharacterized protein, protein MSLYKLVFGKACHLPVKLEHRTLRVLRQLNLDMKVADTNRVTELHELDEFRYHTFESTRLYKERIKMIHDKYILEQHFKSGDVVLLYNSRLKLFPGKFKSRWSGPFRVAEMHPTGAVEIALKDGSRKFKVNGQMLKYYQGMSEEDKVISTIYLKDT, encoded by the coding sequence ATGTCTTTGTATAAACTGGTAtttgggaaggcatgtcacttacccGTGAAGTTGGAGCATAGAACTTTGAGGGTATTGAGGCAACTGAATCTTGATATGAAAGTTGCGGATACAAATAGAGTCACAGAGttgcacgagcttgatgagtttcgttaCCACACTTTTGAGAGCACAAGGCTATACAAGGAGAGAATTAAGATGATACATGACAAATATATTCTTGAGCAACATTTTAAATCTGGAGACGTGGTATTGCTATACAATTCGAGATTGAAGTTGTTTCCGGGCAAGTTTAAAtcaagatggtcaggaccatttcgTGTGGCAGAGATGCATCCTACCGGAGCTGTAGAAATTGCATTGAAAGATGGCTCCCGCAAGTTCAAAGTTAATGGGCAAATGCTAAAATATTATCAAGGCATGAGTGAGGAAGATAAAGTGATCTCAACCATATACTTGAAGGATACTTGA